Part of the Streptomyces sp. NBC_01460 genome, CCGCTGTGCGTGGTCGGCGCCCATCGCGCTACCCCTCTTCACGTCCGTCACGATCTTCCGGCCGACGGTAGCAGGCAGCGCTTTTCGGCCCGGACCAAAGGGAGGACGGGGAGGGGATCAGGCTCCGATCAGCGGGGCGCGCGGCGAGCTGTGCAAGGGTGCGGCGAGCTCGGCGAGCGCCCTTTCCAGGCTGTGCAGATGGGCGAGCGCGGGTTCGGTGACACCGGCGGGCGGAAGCGCTCCGACGAGCGCCGGCGCGCGGTCCCTCCGTACGGGCGGCGTCGTCAGCGCCTCCACCGAGGCCTCGACGCGCCAGCAGGCGGCGGCCAGCCGGGCGTCATGGGACGCCTCCGGGTCCGCCGCGACCGACGCCAGACCCCGCACCTCACGAGCGCAGACGTCGAGCAGGGCGAGCACCTGCCCGGCCCGTGCCTTACGGGCGCGGAGCGGGCTCAGCGGATGCACCAGCGGGCCGAGGGAGAGGCGTACGCGCCCGAGAAGCACTTCCAGTTCGGCCACCCGGGGCGCGGGATCGGCGGTCGCCGAGCCCGCCAGCCGGGCGGCCGCCTCGGCGGTGCAGACGTGCACGCAGCGCAGAGCACGCTGGATCCAGGCGTCGGTCGTGGCGTGGGTGGTGACCGGCAGGATGACGAGCACCGCGACCATCGCGCCGAGGGCCCCGACCCCGGTCTCCAGGAGACGCAGCGCGAGCAGCGCCGGATCGAGGACGCCCAGCAGCCCGTAGAGCGTGCCCGCCAGGACCGTCACGGAGAACATCATCCAGGTGTAGGAGACGGCGGCGGTGTAGAAGATCCCGAAGACACCGAGCGCCACGAGGGCGGCGGAGGGCAGCGCCGCGCCGTGCAGCGGAGCGATGACGAGCAGCCCGACGGGGATGCCGGCCAGCGTCCCCAGCACCCGACGGAAACTCCGGACCAGGGTCTCGCCGCGCGAGGCCGTGTTGACGAAGACCCACCACGTGGCGCCGACGGCCCAGTACCAGCGTTCCCCGGAGAGGAGCTGACCCGCCAGCAGCGCCAGGGCACCGCCCGCCGTCGCCTGGACCGCCTGACGCGTGGTCGCCCTGGCCAGCCCCCGGCCCGTCACGGGGGCGAGCACCGCCGCCACGGGCAGCCGTCGCTCGTAGCACCAGAGCCCGAAGCGGACGGCCGAGGCGGTGACGAGTGAGAGCAGGACGGCGGAGTACACCTCGGGCAGCTGCTCGGGCAGGGTGTGCAGGAACTGGGTGATGAAGAAGGCCATGAAGGCGAACACCCCGAGCGAGTGGCCACGCGGCCCCCATCGCCTGGCATAGACGCCCGCGCCCATGACCGCGAGGAAGGCCAGGTCACGCGCCACGGGAAGGTCGTGCAGCGCGGCCGCGAGGGCGAACACCGGCAGGCCGGCCACAGGGAGGAGCGCCGTGGTGACCGCCTGACCGCGCACGGTGGGGTCCAGGACCGTGAAAAGGGCCAGAAGCGCCGCGAGCCCGCCGGTGATGGCGCCGACGAGCGAGTGGCCGGCCAGGCCGCACACGACGACTGCCAGCCCGATGCCCAGGACGGCCCTGGTCGCGTGACGCAGACGCAACCGCCCCGGGTCCGGAGCCACGAACGCCCTCTTCAGCACGGATGCCCCGCCCCTTCTCATGAAAAAGGGCGCCACGGAATCCGCAGCGCCATCGACGGGTCCATCAGACCACGCTGCCGACTGCTGGCTCAACAGGTGACCGTTGGACTGAGCCATTGGCCCATCAGGAGAGGTCTGATCTGTACCACGAGGTGACCATTGGCCGCACCCGAGTGCCGAGGCGACAGAAGAGGGCGCCGGTGCGACACGCACCGGCGCCCTCTTCACACGCCCGGCTCCGGGCCTGGCCCCTCGGACCGGATTTACGGGAGAGGAGGCGGCCTCCGGGGCCGCGCCGACTCACCCCTTCCTGCGGCGAAGGGTCACCCACGCGGCGACGGCCGCACCGGCGGCCACCAGAAGCACAGTGCGGTTGTCACGCACCGCACGAACACCCTGCGCCGTGGCGTGCCGCACCGGCTCGGGCGCCTTCTCCTCCCACGCGTCCCCGGCCTGTGCCGCCTTGATGCGAACCTGGTCGGCAGCCTTGGCCGCCTTGTCCTTGACCGGGTCGGGCACGCTGTCCTGCACCTGGTGCGCGGCCTCGGCGGCCTTCGCCTTCAGCTCCCCGGCCTTGGCCTCGGCCTGCGCCTTGATCTCGGACGACTTCTCCTTGATCTCGACGGACTTCTCCTTGGCCCGGGCCTTCACGTCGGCCTTGGCCGCCAGGGCCTCGACGGTCTCCCCGAGCTGCTCGCGGGTCTGCTCGACC contains:
- a CDS encoding FUSC family protein, whose protein sequence is MLKRAFVAPDPGRLRLRHATRAVLGIGLAVVVCGLAGHSLVGAITGGLAALLALFTVLDPTVRGQAVTTALLPVAGLPVFALAAALHDLPVARDLAFLAVMGAGVYARRWGPRGHSLGVFAFMAFFITQFLHTLPEQLPEVYSAVLLSLVTASAVRFGLWCYERRLPVAAVLAPVTGRGLARATTRQAVQATAGGALALLAGQLLSGERWYWAVGATWWVFVNTASRGETLVRSFRRVLGTLAGIPVGLLVIAPLHGAALPSAALVALGVFGIFYTAAVSYTWMMFSVTVLAGTLYGLLGVLDPALLALRLLETGVGALGAMVAVLVILPVTTHATTDAWIQRALRCVHVCTAEAAARLAGSATADPAPRVAELEVLLGRVRLSLGPLVHPLSPLRARKARAGQVLALLDVCAREVRGLASVAADPEASHDARLAAACWRVEASVEALTTPPVRRDRAPALVGALPPAGVTEPALAHLHSLERALAELAAPLHSSPRAPLIGA
- a CDS encoding DUF3618 domain-containing protein → MTKPFDEKPGTPSPQELREQVEQTREQLGETVEALAAKADVKARAKEKSVEIKEKSSEIKAQAEAKAGELKAKAAEAAHQVQDSVPDPVKDKAAKAADQVRIKAAQAGDAWEEKAPEPVRHATAQGVRAVRDNRTVLLVAAGAAVAAWVTLRRRKG